Below is a genomic region from Henckelia pumila isolate YLH828 chromosome 3, ASM3356847v2, whole genome shotgun sequence.
aatattatatttatataaaaagttAGTAACaattctaaaattttattttaataccGACTACACGTAGAATTACGTTCACGCGAAACTAGTATATGATACAAATCTGCACAATGACTAATTTCATAAaggagattttttaaaaaatatatatatatatatatttaaataagacCAGGGACTTCATTGACACATTGACCCAAATCTCCCAAATACAAATACAATATTTCAATTTCATTTATATGACAAAAACCACAAATTAAAATtaccaaattaaaaaaaaatatatatatatatatatatatatatatataatacaaaaGATATTTCCAATGCCGTGCATACGACGCCGTATCAAGGAAGCTTGACTTCAATTAGGCGAATAGCGTAGCTTAGTGGCCGACCCTCTTAGGTGTCCTCTCTTTCTTGAATTCTATGTTGCTGGTTCTTTAGGTTAGGCCTCTCCCCCTCCTtctctttctctctctctctccaaAGACTTCTCCTCCAAATTAATTTCTTCAACATTGGAGGGATTCAATCCGAATTCCGCAATGGTACTGAATTCCCATGTATATTTTTCATCACTACACCATGCAATTAATATTGTAATTTCCCTGTCTTTAATCCGAGTTTCATATTGAATGTTTGCAGGAGACAATGCTGGTGCCGCCATGGCTGGAAAGGTTGCTAAACACGACCTTCTTCAACGTGTGCCGGACACACGGGGACGCGGCACGGAGCGAATGCAACATGTTTTGCTTGGATTGCAAGAGCGACGGGTTTTGCTTCTACTGCAGGTCATCCAAACACGAAGGTCATCAAGTTATTCAGGTCATTTGTAATTCTTTCTCAATACTTACAACCTCTTCAAGaacaatatttataaatatgcCCGTACGTCGAAAAAAGTACTAATTAATGCGTTACTCAcagtaaatatatattcatatcAGACGTTACACGTACATAATATAGATACACATTTTCTTGAATCAtaagtgtgtatatatatacatctaTATGAACAGATAAGACGATCTTCGTATCACGACGTGGTGAGGGTTTCGGAGATTCAGAAGGTTTTGGAGATAAATGATGTGCAGACATATGTGATAAACAGCGCGAGGGTTTTGTTTCTGAATGAGAGGCCTCAGCCTAAAGGTGGGAAGACTGTGTCTCATGTATGTGAAATTTGTGGAAGAAGCCTTTTGGATACATTTCGATTTTGTTCTTTGGGGTGTAAGGTCAGTGGTCTATTcgttttctctatctcttcatcctgTGTTTTCTTGTTCCACGTTCTTTCTCCTTTTTCATCAAATTATAATTGGATACAATGTGGCTTACACATTCGATTACACATGTCATAAGTTATTCAacaatattaaattatatatatatatatatatgtaaaggCATGTATTAGGTATAATTTTGAGggttaattaatttttactgAAGTAATTAGATAAAGAATTGAAGAACCTTAGGTACATGGAT
It encodes:
- the LOC140892743 gene encoding protein RGF1 INDUCIBLE TRANSCRIPTION FACTOR 1-like encodes the protein METMLVPPWLERLLNTTFFNVCRTHGDAARSECNMFCLDCKSDGFCFYCRSSKHEGHQVIQIRRSSYHDVVRVSEIQKVLEINDVQTYVINSARVLFLNERPQPKGGKTVSHVCEICGRSLLDTFRFCSLGCKLVGIKSNGDASFTLYEKNKVAIQRGEGISRRVNEEEDQELREGSQQEIYPISPTPILSSARRRKGIPHRAPFRS